Proteins from one Verrucomicrobiia bacterium genomic window:
- a CDS encoding zinc ribbon domain-containing protein, with the protein MPTYQYFCEKCKKNFDYFQSMKDKPLTHCPQTECRQKKWGKGKVKRLLSGGAGFIFKGSGFYITDYRSENYKSAAKKESEAAKPNSEKKSSETKKKDSAKKD; encoded by the coding sequence ATGCCTACTTACCAATATTTTTGTGAAAAATGCAAAAAAAATTTTGATTATTTTCAATCAATGAAAGATAAACCTTTGACGCATTGTCCTCAAACCGAATGTCGTCAAAAAAAATGGGGAAAAGGAAAGGTAAAGCGTCTTTTGTCTGGAGGAGCCGGATTCATTTTTAAGGGGAGCGGTTTTTATATTACCGATTATCGCAGTGAAAATTATAAATCAGCAGCGAAAAAGGAAAGTGAAGCAGCTAAGCCAAACTCTGAAAAAAAGAGCTCGGAAACTAAGAAAAAAGACAGTGCGAAAAAAGATTGA